TGAAATTGTTAGGTAACTCTACCAAGCCACGACTGGGGTCTACATCTAGCGTATTAATTATGACTGTACCTGTTAAACCAAAACGGGAACTAGCGTCAATATCGTTGGTGTTATTTGGTGGCGTTGATGAGCGTTTTTCTAGACCAAAAATACTCTGGGCATTAATGTTAATATTGCCACCTTCCCCTTGAAAAGCATTAGCGACAATATCATTATTTTGATTGACCGTGGCGACGATAAAACCATCCGGTGCATCAATGGCGATGTTACCACCATTGGCATTATTAAAAGCTTGAGCAGAAATGAGACTTTGATTTTGCAACACCAACAGTTTTAAATCTTCCAGTCTGATATTTGCACCTGCACCTGCATTAGTTTCTGCTGTGAGTTTACCTTGGTTGAGCCGAATGGTGTTCGCCCTAGCTGTTAAGTTACCTGCTTCACCAGTCCCTATGGCACTAACAGTAACTTCCCCTCCATCACGGACATTAAAAATAGGTGTATTGATAACTAAATTTCCGGCTTTACCACTGCCTTGGGCTTGAGAGAATAAGGTACTGGGAATAGTCTCGCCGCCAATGGTTCCTGTTCCCATCACATCTACAGATTCAGTCGCATTGACAGTCAAAGTTCCAGCATTACCTTCAGCGAAAGAACCTGATTTAACTTCTCCACCATCACGAATGATTAATCGTCCAACATTAATAGCCGATGTATTTTCTTGACCAGAACCAAAGTTATTGGCTGAAATTCTTGCCCCCTGTTCAACAATTAATGTTTCAGTTGTGACGCTTAAACTGCCTACATTGCCCATTGCCCCAGGTTGAGCAGAAACAAAAATTCCACTGCGTTTATTATCTAAAGTAGCAGCTGTTGCAGAAGGAGAATATCCGCTGAGAAGAATTGAATCAGTTGCAGTGATATTTAAATCACCACCATTACCAGCTTTTCGCGCTGCTGTAACAATTTGCGCTCCGTCTCTAACAGTAAGTATTTTTGTCTCAATAGTTAAAGTACCAGCATCTCCTGGGTTTTCTAGACGGTCAGTTCCTACTTGAGCAAAAATTCCGCTCCGAATTCCATCTCTATTTTCACTAATATCTATCGTATCTGTGGCTTTAACAAAAATATTACCTGCTTGACCAATCCCAAAAGTTGAACTGTCTATTCTTGCCCCATCTTCGATAAATAAACTCTTAGTTTCTATGAATAAATCACCACTTTTGCCTCTCACACTGTTACAGTCTGATATAACACATACTTGAGAACCGATAAAAGTGGGAGAATTATCATCTGCTGTGCCTACCATTTGTATAGATTCAGTCGCTTTGATCACAATATCACCAGCTTTTCCCTGACTTTCAGTAAATGTTGCTATATTGGAACCGCCACTTAATGCTAAAGATTTAGTTGCATTGACAATGAGATTTTTGCCTGTTTCTGAACCGAAAGTAAAGGAAATAATCAGTGAATTATCTGCAATATTAATATTTTTGCCCTGTACTTGAATAGCACCACCACCATCACCACTGGTATTGATAATTGCTCCTTGCGAAAACTGAATATCACCAAAGCTTTGAGAAGATAAATATTCTAAACTGTAACCTTGTGCTATTTCTTTGAAGCTAACAAAACTGTTAGCCCCAACGCTACCTAACTCTATTCTGCCGTCAATAGCTGTTAAGCTACCTCCAGGAAAAAAAATATCACCACCTACTAAGGCTAATGTTTTGCCATTAGGAACTTTTAATCCAATAGGCAAACCAAGGGTGTAAGGATCTTCATCAAAATTTGCTTGTGCTTGGTTAACAATATCTCCTGGAATAGCACCAAATTGAAGACCAATTGGCACACTTATTGTTAATAATGGTGTTACCCCAGAATCAACAGCACTAAATTCTGTGTGATCAAAAAACTTCAAGCTATTTGCTGTAGTAGCAATAAAGGAACCACCAATGTCCAGACTAGCATTTTGTCCAAAAGTAATACCTGTAGGATTAATAATAAATAAATTAGCAGCACCGTTGGCTTTAATAATCCCATCTATATTTGAGGGTAACCCACCTGTCACTCGTGTAATGATGTTTCTGACTTCTGCATTGTTATTAAACAGTACTGTGTCTCCAGTCTTATCTGGTGTCAGCAGAGAAAAAGAAAAATCCTTGAAGCTATGAAAAAGATTCTGCCCCATAACTGTGCCTCCTTCTATGACTCTAGTATTACCTTGGGATACTACTTCAGAGTTAACTGGAAGGGTTGTATCTGGAACAATGTCTGCTAGTATTCGGTTAGAAAGTAACAGCAAAATTATGATACTATTGCCAAAACTCCATAATCCAGATTTGTAATTCTTCATACAGTTTTTTAGTGATTTTGAAAAAGAAACAGAATGAAATAATTTGATTTTTTAACTATTAATACTGTTTATATCATGTTCGTTTAATCACTTATAATTAAAGTAGGTCGGGTAGAGGAATGTATTGCTAAAGCATCAAGTTATGACGAGTATGACTCCGCTAACACGTAGTTTGCCGCAGGCATAACCCAATATATTCACGAATTTGTTGGGTTTCACTTTGTTCAACCCAACCTACAAAAATATATTTTGTTACAAGTATTCATGCGAACTTGATATCAAGTCTTTTATGGAATAAATTGTTTCATATTTATAAACATAAAGACGTATAGCCACACGTCTTTAAATAAAAATCAAACACTTTATTTTTATTGCTTAATTAAATGAGATAGTTATAGCGGTTCCGACCTAATGAGGTAAGTTTTCAAAGCTAATCATTTTGGCAAACTCCTAAGAAAAACATTCAGTAGGTGGATCTAAGTTGCTTAGGAAAGGCTATACAAACAATATTAATTAAGTTGATGTTTTTGCCGCTTTAGTCCAAAGAAAGCACTTAGAACTCCGACACTTAGTAAGCCTGTTGCAAAGCTGGGTTCGGGAACCTGTGTGACCGAATCAGATGCAGGGATGAAGTTAAATCCATTGCTGTCATTGGCTAACTCAGAATTCAACCCACTAAGATTTCTGGGAAAGATCACAATTCCATCAGAATTAAGAAAATTAGCTAAATTTTCGAGGTTGAAAACAGATAAAGAATTGGGATCAGTGAAAGGAGAGTAAAACTCAAAGTTAATAAAATTTTCACCACTGGCATCTTCTAATCTAGCCTCATATTTAACGGCTTGATTCACAAATTCTCCTCCAAATGTACTAAAATTACTTGGTTGGTTATTCAGGATTCTTAATTTCTCTGGGTCTTCGATGACAGAGCTTTTAAGTAATCCTGTGGTAAAAAATATGTCGCGAGGAAAAGCTGAATTTTCACCAACTTGATATAAACCGTTTATTATCGCATTCGGAAATATGCCGATATTTAAATCTGGGTCAATATCCTCTATAGAAGTATCTATTGTAAAGGAAAATAAATCTTCTGGTTCTTCATTGATGGCAGGACTCGATGCTTGACCAAATCCTGCCTGAGCAGACTCTGAAAAGATGTTAAATGCTATTGTTAAAATGCTGGCGGCAATAATAGCTTTCAAACTTTTGTTCAGTTCCATGAAATCTCCTCCTTAATTACTTAGTAATTTCACATTTATTTTTTTATTTTACTGATTATCTAAGCATAATTAGCCGTATTTATACGAGATTCAATTTATTACTTCATGAAAAAAACATATTTGCTTCAAATTAAGGTGTGTAAATTAACTTTGTTACCAGTCTGCAATTAACCGAGCTTTTCTGAGCAGGAATTTCAGGACTGTTTCTGATCGCGAAATAATATCAACTCTTCCCTGCATTCCCGGTTGAATAGTACACTGATGGTTGCTCTTACCTAAGAACAAGCTTTCTGGGAGTATTGTTACCTCATAGAAAGAAGTGCTACTACTCTGCATGGAATTAGAAGCATTACCTACTGTGGACACAAGCTGATTCCCTTGAGATTTGATAGTATCTTCAGAAATTTGGCTGACAACACCCTTAAGAGTTCCGTAGTCAGGATAGGGACAGGCAGAAACCCGCATCTGTACTTTTTGACCTTTTGCCAACTTACTAACATCATCAGGGGAGACGGCGGCTTTGATGACTAAGGGAGCATTGCTAGGGACAATTTGAGCAATTTCCTCACCCAGACGCACCGATTGACCGGTGTTTCGGAGGTTTAGTTGAGAGAGAATCCCGTCTTCGGTGACTGTAATCTTAGTTTGGCTAAGGTTGCTTTCTACTTGTTGTAGTTCCCTGGTGTCACGCTGGATCTGATTTTTCATTTGAATCCTCTGCTGGAACAAAGCTTCCCATTCTCGGTTGAGGGTGGCGAGAGTGGCTTGACCGCTAGCACTTTCTTGGGCAATAGTCTCTTTAGTGATCGCAACTTCGGAATCACTGGGATTGAGAGCAGCTTTAATGCGGCGCAGTTTTGCTTGCTCGGCGGCGATAGCTTGTTGTCGCTGGGCAATAATTTGCTGTTGCGCTTCAACAGTAGCTCGTCGCACCTCAACCCCTTGTTTTTGTTGAGCAACATCTAACTGGACTTCTTCTAATTGATT
This window of the Nostoc sp. ATCC 53789 genome carries:
- a CDS encoding HlyD family efflux transporter periplasmic adaptor subunit, which gives rise to MLNQINVDSLPLVESNEFLPPIGNWARLGGLVLVAAVGGAIALSSMIEYKVTVKGQASIRPTGELRLVQAATEGQVTNIFFKENQVVKKGDVLATIDDSRLQTQKSQLQSNIQQTQLQLLQIDAQIQALNRQIKAETERKNRAVISAQAAFNRSQRNYRDQQITVKAEVEEAEANLKRAQNEWSQAQVELRSSRANLQSTKAAMSAAQAKRDRYQKVVEAGALSLNQLEEVQLDVAQQKQGVEVRRATVEAQQQIIAQRQQAIAAEQAKLRRIKAALNPSDSEVAITKETIAQESASGQATLATLNREWEALFQQRIQMKNQIQRDTRELQQVESNLSQTKITVTEDGILSQLNLRNTGQSVRLGEEIAQIVPSNAPLVIKAAVSPDDVSKLAKGQKVQMRVSACPYPDYGTLKGVVSQISEDTIKSQGNQLVSTVGNASNSMQSSSTSFYEVTILPESLFLGKSNHQCTIQPGMQGRVDIISRSETVLKFLLRKARLIADW
- a CDS encoding filamentous hemagglutinin N-terminal domain-containing protein, whose translation is MKNYKSGLWSFGNSIIILLLLSNRILADIVPDTTLPVNSEVVSQGNTRVIEGGTVMGQNLFHSFKDFSFSLLTPDKTGDTVLFNNNAEVRNIITRVTGGLPSNIDGIIKANGAANLFIINPTGITFGQNASLDIGGSFIATTANSLKFFDHTEFSAVDSGVTPLLTISVPIGLQFGAIPGDIVNQAQANFDEDPYTLGLPIGLKVPNGKTLALVGGDIFFPGGSLTAIDGRIELGSVGANSFVSFKEIAQGYSLEYLSSQSFGDIQFSQGAIINTSGDGGGAIQVQGKNINIADNSLIISFTFGSETGKNLIVNATKSLALSGGSNIATFTESQGKAGDIVIKATESIQMVGTADDNSPTFIGSQVCVISDCNSVRGKSGDLFIETKSLFIEDGARIDSSTFGIGQAGNIFVKATDTIDISENRDGIRSGIFAQVGTDRLENPGDAGTLTIETKILTVRDGAQIVTAARKAGNGGDLNITATDSILLSGYSPSATAATLDNKRSGIFVSAQPGAMGNVGSLSVTTETLIVEQGARISANNFGSGQENTSAINVGRLIIRDGGEVKSGSFAEGNAGTLTVNATESVDVMGTGTIGGETIPSTLFSQAQGSGKAGNLVINTPIFNVRDGGEVTVSAIGTGEAGNLTARANTIRLNQGKLTAETNAGAGANIRLEDLKLLVLQNQSLISAQAFNNANGGNIAIDAPDGFIVATVNQNNDIVANAFQGEGGNININAQSIFGLEKRSSTPPNNTNDIDASSRFGLTGTVIINTLDVDPSRGLVELPNNFTDASQQIVSSCNPGNPARRSSFTVTGRGGIARSPMEAFQGEVSTARWITLDTISEHQNSNMSNESLQSPIPEIVEAQGWIVDKNGTVSLVAQVPNITPRGLSVSSGVCSVK